Below is a genomic region from Thermodesulfovibrionales bacterium.
CGAGGAATACCGTCGTTGTCGTTATCTTGTCATAGAGGGTATTCCGATGCGTCGCGGAAGAGATTCCGATCGGTATCGCGATGAGGACGATGATGATCATCGAGATGAGGTTGATCATGAACGTGATGAAGAGCCTCCTCTGGATCAGGGGCTGTTTCCTGTCCCATATCCTCTCGATGACCGGCCTCCTGTCGGAAGAAAAAGAGTCGCCGAAGTCGAGACGGGCGATCTTCTTCAGCCAGAGTCCGTACTGGACAACAATCGGCTTGTCGAGGTTGTAGAGCTTTTCGAGTCTCTCCCTCGCCTCAGGGGTAATCTTCGGGTTCAATTCGGTGAATATGTCCGTCGGTTTGCCCGGGGCGAGATGGATGATGAAGAACGATATGATGGTAATCCCAAAGAGCGTGGGGACCATCTCGAGCAGCCTCTTCATGAGATACGTCAACATCTAAGGCTCGATCCTGTGGCGCTGCAGATTCTCCGGCACATACCACTTCGGCAGATTATAGGTTATCCCTATCGGCGATGCCTTTATGCCCCTGAACCTCCCCTGCACGATCGTCGTGGCATCCGGTACGTAGAGGAAGATATAGGGAAGGTCTTCGGCGAGTATCTCCTGTATCCTGAAGTACGCCTTTTTCCTCGCCTCTATATCGAACGTCCTGCGGCCTTCCTCAAGAAGGGCATCCACCTCGGGATTATTATAGCCGACAAAATTGAATTCCTTCTCCTTTGTCTTTCCCGAATACCAGATATCATACTGGTCCGGGTCGGGACTGATGGCCCAGCCGAGTATCACTGCCTCGAAGCGCCTCTTGTCGATAAACTGATTCACAAAGGTGGACCATTCGAGGGCCCGTATATCTACCTTGATCCCCACCTTCGCGAGCCGGTACTGGATAATCGTCGCCGTATTCATCCTGAGCGTGTTCCCCATATTCGTGAGTATCGTGAACCTGAAGGGCCTCCCGTCCTTTTCGAGCATCCCATTACGGCCTTCCTTCCAGCCCGCTTCCTTGAGGAGCTGCTTCGCCTTATCAGGGTTAAACTCATACTTTTTCACGTTCGGATTGTACGGCCATGTGTTCGGAACATAGGGGCCTGTCGCAACGCTGCCGAGCCCGTAAAGCACGACTTCAACGATCTCGCTCTTGTCGATCGCGTACGCCATCGCCTGCCTCACCCTCCTGTCCTGAAAGAAAGGATGCTTGAGATTCAGGCCCATGTAAGTGTAGACGAACTGGGGATAGCGGAACTTCTGAAAATTCTCCTTGAAGTATGGGGTATCTGTCTGCTTCGTGTATTGGAGCGGCGTCAGACCCATCATGTCTATGCCGCCGGCCCGAAGCTCAAGGAACATCGTTGCAGGGTCAGGTATCACCCGGTAGACATAGTGATCGATATAGGGTCTTCCCTCGAAATAATCGTGATTCGAGTCGAGTATGACTTCCTGACCGGATATCCACTGTGAGAACTTATAAGGCCCCAGACCGATTGGGTTCCTGCCGAATTCAGCCTTCGTGATATCCTTGCCTTCGAGGAGGTGCTTCGGGAGTATCACGAGATTGCCCCATGATGTGAGAGCGGGTGCGAAGGGCTTCTCATAGGTAACCCTGAAGGTATACTTATCGAGCACCTCCGCCTTCTTGACCTGCTTAAAGTCTTCGCTATATGCGGTCGGCGTCTTCTCATCAACGATCAATCGATAGCCGAACATCACATCATCGGCGGTAAATTCGGAGCCGTCGGTCCACTTCACGTTCTTCCTCAGGTGAAAGGTGATGACGAGACCGTCCTTCGAGATCTCCCAGGATTCCGCGAGGTCGCCGATAACACTGAGGTCGGTGTCATACTTGACGAGTCCGTTGAAAATCAGCCCCGCGACACTATGCGAGGCGTTGTCGCCCGCGAGCATCGGAATGAGAATGGTAGGCTCTCCGATAGAACCTTCAACGAGAGTATCGCCGTATGCGGGGACGGAAGAACCGTCTTCAGGTCCGGAACGGACGACCGTTGGATGCTTATCGCCTTTGCATCCCGCAAGGGCTATTAACAGGAGAAGGACAGAAAGGGCTTTCTTCATCTCTTCCGGATGATGGCGTGCATTCTCTGCGTGCAAGAAAGCATAGAGCTATTATACAGGAATACGGCCCAAAGCTCGAGTTCAGGCAACTTCCTCTGGGCGGCAACTATTTGCAGGAAGGCAATTTAGGAGGCAGGCGCCGCATTCTTGGGTTGGGTAAAACCGGAGGGGCGACTGCGGCGATACCCGCAATCGATACGAGGGAAGAACGCGCGCCTCAGCTGATCTGAGGCGCGCGTCAACCGTAAAACTCTTCCTAGCCGACTTTTGTCGCGCGCCAGGTTCCCGATTGCCCGTTCGTGGCTGACCATGTGCCGGTTATATTCGTCGCGGTGGCATCCGCCGTCCCTATGAAGATATTCGTCGTGACTCCATCGGCGCCGACCCATGAAAAGATAAGATTCAGATTGCTCACCGTGCCGGTAGCC
It encodes:
- a CDS encoding peptide-binding protein, encoding MKKALSVLLLLIALAGCKGDKHPTVVRSGPEDGSSVPAYGDTLVEGSIGEPTILIPMLAGDNASHSVAGLIFNGLVKYDTDLSVIGDLAESWEISKDGLVITFHLRKNVKWTDGSEFTADDVMFGYRLIVDEKTPTAYSEDFKQVKKAEVLDKYTFRVTYEKPFAPALTSWGNLVILPKHLLEGKDITKAEFGRNPIGLGPYKFSQWISGQEVILDSNHDYFEGRPYIDHYVYRVIPDPATMFLELRAGGIDMMGLTPLQYTKQTDTPYFKENFQKFRYPQFVYTYMGLNLKHPFFQDRRVRQAMAYAIDKSEIVEVVLYGLGSVATGPYVPNTWPYNPNVKKYEFNPDKAKQLLKEAGWKEGRNGMLEKDGRPFRFTILTNMGNTLRMNTATIIQYRLAKVGIKVDIRALEWSTFVNQFIDKRRFEAVILGWAISPDPDQYDIWYSGKTKEKEFNFVGYNNPEVDALLEEGRRTFDIEARKKAYFRIQEILAEDLPYIFLYVPDATTIVQGRFRGIKASPIGITYNLPKWYVPENLQRHRIEP